The Streptomyces sp. NBC_01268 genome window below encodes:
- a CDS encoding alpha/beta hydrolase: MRSVALHTLLLSALVAPALVAPGAVAPAVAAPGLDAPPAEARGTQVAVRAAAAEGIRFGACPAAEHLPAPVECGTVRVPLDYADPNGTRIPLTVSRTRATGPADGRQGALVYNPGGPGASSLYFPLAAGLPAWQRIAGAYDLVGYAPRGVGRSAPVSCQDPADRAKGPTLAPTLPSEVFKKERTARATTYAQGCARRTGAALRHYHSLNNARDLEVLRAALGEPRLTYMGASYGTYFGALYATLFPHRVRRMVFDAPVNPAPRQIWYANNLDQSLAFERRWADFRTWAAKHDTVYGLGATAGEVGENYEKVRAELAAAPAGGKVGPGQLHGAMLQALYDDRFWPARAGALGAYLKGDAKPLVAQAGPAESPHSGEAEAGDPGNAAAVYTAVECNDAPWPEDFARWDRDNTRLAQLAPFETWDNVWANLPCAYWKAPRQRPLDVRTGPGVLPPVLILAAERDAAAPYEGARELERRLWGAALVTERDAGTHGIGGGSNACVNGYLERYLLTGAVPGGTAEPRGGTPVRRASCAPHPEPDPVSLERQAEFRRPSDLPGRGVAARLDAGR; the protein is encoded by the coding sequence ATGAGGTCCGTCGCGCTGCACACGCTCCTGCTGTCCGCCCTCGTCGCCCCCGCCCTGGTCGCGCCGGGCGCCGTGGCCCCCGCCGTCGCCGCGCCGGGGCTCGACGCACCGCCCGCAGAGGCCCGGGGCACCCAGGTCGCCGTGCGGGCCGCCGCCGCCGAGGGCATCCGCTTCGGGGCGTGCCCGGCGGCCGAGCACCTGCCGGCCCCCGTCGAGTGCGGCACCGTGCGGGTGCCCCTCGACTACGCGGACCCGAACGGCACCCGCATCCCGCTCACCGTCAGCCGCACCCGGGCCACCGGCCCGGCCGACGGGCGGCAGGGCGCGCTGGTCTACAACCCGGGCGGGCCGGGCGCCTCCTCCCTGTACTTCCCGCTCGCCGCCGGGCTCCCCGCGTGGCAGCGGATCGCCGGGGCCTACGACCTGGTCGGCTACGCCCCGCGCGGGGTGGGCCGCTCGGCGCCGGTCTCCTGCCAGGACCCGGCCGACCGGGCGAAGGGGCCGACGCTCGCGCCGACGCTGCCCTCGGAGGTCTTCAAGAAGGAGCGCACCGCCCGTGCCACGACCTACGCCCAGGGCTGCGCCCGCCGCACGGGCGCGGCCCTGCGGCACTACCACTCGCTCAACAACGCCCGCGACCTGGAGGTCCTGCGGGCCGCGCTCGGCGAGCCCCGGCTCACGTACATGGGCGCCTCCTACGGCACGTACTTCGGCGCCCTGTACGCGACGCTCTTCCCGCACCGGGTGCGCCGGATGGTCTTCGACGCGCCGGTGAACCCGGCGCCGCGGCAGATCTGGTACGCCAACAACCTCGACCAGTCCCTCGCCTTCGAGCGCCGCTGGGCCGACTTCCGCACCTGGGCGGCGAAGCACGACACCGTGTACGGCCTGGGCGCGACGGCGGGCGAGGTCGGCGAGAACTACGAGAAGGTCCGGGCCGAGCTGGCGGCGGCCCCGGCGGGCGGGAAGGTCGGCCCCGGGCAGCTGCACGGGGCGATGCTCCAGGCGCTGTACGACGACCGCTTCTGGCCGGCCCGGGCGGGCGCCCTCGGGGCGTACCTGAAGGGCGACGCGAAACCGCTGGTCGCCCAGGCCGGGCCCGCCGAGTCGCCCCACAGCGGGGAGGCGGAGGCCGGCGATCCGGGGAACGCGGCCGCCGTGTACACGGCGGTGGAGTGCAACGACGCCCCGTGGCCGGAGGACTTCGCGCGGTGGGACCGGGACAACACCCGGCTCGCGCAGCTGGCCCCGTTCGAGACCTGGGACAACGTGTGGGCCAATCTGCCCTGCGCGTACTGGAAGGCGCCGCGGCAGCGGCCGCTGGACGTGCGGACGGGTCCCGGGGTGCTGCCGCCGGTGCTGATCCTGGCGGCCGAGCGGGACGCGGCGGCGCCGTACGAAGGGGCGCGGGAGCTGGAGCGCAGGCTGTGGGGGGCGGCGCTGGTGACCGAGCGGGACGCGGGGACCCACGGCATCGGCGGCGGGAGCAACGCGTGTGTGAACGGCTACCTGGAGCGCTATCTGCTCACGGGGGCCGTGCCCGGCGGGACGGCGGAGCCGCGGGGAGGGACGCCGGTGCGGCGCGCGTCATGCGCGCCGCACCCGGAGCCGGACCCGGTGTCGCTGGAGCGGCAGGCGGAGTTCCGCAGGCCGTCTGATCTTCCGGGTCGAGGGGTCGCCGCCCGGCTGGACGCGGGGCGGTGA
- a CDS encoding TIGR04222 domain-containing membrane protein, with protein MVWVPLLLVAFVVTGVSCARVCRAAVAGDARAAGDGGGLSVCEAAYLAGGPLRVTDLTLVSMHRARLLLLAHTGWATVVADTGGRDELERAVLGAIGPDGQSRIPAVRPLVADDASVRALAAGLVARGLALPEDARRSVASGARAVRAAFLLTAVLGAGAGLLVPAGERGPVVAGFSLPLVAAGLCLLIARADAPGYACWASPAGRRLLAGLSLADPLTALAKRGTGVLEPELRAAFRVHDRQHPV; from the coding sequence ATGGTCTGGGTCCCGCTGCTCCTCGTCGCCTTCGTCGTCACCGGCGTCAGCTGCGCCCGGGTGTGCCGGGCCGCCGTCGCGGGCGACGCGCGGGCGGCCGGGGACGGCGGCGGGCTCAGCGTCTGCGAGGCGGCGTATCTCGCGGGCGGTCCGCTGCGGGTCACCGATCTCACCCTGGTCTCCATGCACCGGGCCCGGCTGCTGCTGCTCGCGCACACCGGCTGGGCGACCGTGGTGGCCGACACGGGCGGCCGGGACGAGCTGGAGCGCGCGGTGCTCGGCGCGATCGGCCCGGACGGGCAGTCGCGGATCCCGGCGGTCCGGCCGCTGGTCGCCGACGACGCGAGCGTACGGGCGCTGGCGGCCGGCCTGGTCGCGCGCGGACTCGCGCTGCCGGAGGACGCGCGCCGCTCGGTGGCATCGGGTGCGCGGGCGGTGCGGGCGGCGTTCCTGCTGACCGCGGTGCTCGGGGCGGGTGCCGGGCTGCTCGTCCCGGCGGGCGAGCGGGGGCCGGTGGTCGCCGGGTTCTCGCTGCCGCTGGTGGCGGCGGGGCTCTGTCTGCTGATCGCCCGCGCCGACGCGCCCGGCTACGCGTGCTGGGCCTCGCCGGCGGGCAGGCGGCTGCTCGCCGGGCTGTCCCTGGCCGACCCGCTGACGGCGCTCGCGAAGCGGGGCACCGGGGTCCTGGAGCCCGAGCTGCGTGCCGCCTTTCGGGTACATGACAGGCAACACCCGGTGTAG
- a CDS encoding TIGR04222 domain-containing membrane protein has product MSTSVVIFYGVGLAAVAWLIVLSRRGRRGPGGAVHDRYEVAFLNGGPARAVDSALASLHGDGRIAVGGPGIVQVLRPTAHDPVERAVLQELAAAPHGALATLRFAVMRHPAVQETGDALAARGLIAVPAARRRVVRWCVGLGIAAVAMVPVALVVTIGQFAAGDTPVPFILKVLPVIAGVLITAVVCGASASGRVSSAGHAAVSAYRRRHAHLADPGTLVALHGLRALPDPVLREQLATAARFRAAPPFPRGHRRAGSSSSSDDSAFLPVMWCAAAAGGDSGGGGGCGSGGSCSGGSGDSGGSSCSGGGGSCSSGGGSSCSSSSSSSCSSGSSSCSSSSSSCGSSS; this is encoded by the coding sequence GTGAGCACGTCCGTCGTCATCTTCTACGGCGTCGGCCTCGCCGCCGTCGCCTGGCTCATCGTCCTGTCGCGGCGCGGCCGGCGCGGCCCGGGCGGCGCCGTCCACGACCGCTACGAGGTCGCGTTCCTGAACGGCGGCCCGGCCAGGGCCGTCGACAGCGCCCTCGCCTCCCTGCACGGCGACGGCCGGATCGCGGTCGGCGGCCCCGGCATCGTCCAGGTCCTGCGGCCCACCGCGCACGACCCCGTCGAGCGGGCGGTGCTCCAGGAGCTCGCGGCCGCCCCGCACGGCGCCCTGGCCACGCTGCGGTTCGCCGTCATGCGGCACCCTGCGGTCCAGGAGACCGGCGACGCGCTCGCGGCGCGCGGTCTGATCGCGGTGCCCGCCGCGCGGCGGCGGGTGGTCCGCTGGTGCGTCGGTCTGGGCATCGCGGCCGTGGCCATGGTGCCGGTCGCCCTGGTCGTCACCATCGGGCAGTTCGCGGCGGGGGACACGCCGGTGCCGTTCATCCTGAAGGTGCTGCCGGTGATCGCCGGGGTGCTGATCACCGCCGTGGTGTGCGGGGCGTCGGCGTCGGGCCGCGTGTCGTCCGCGGGGCACGCCGCCGTCTCCGCGTACCGGCGTCGGCACGCGCACCTCGCCGACCCGGGCACGCTCGTCGCCCTGCACGGGCTGCGGGCGCTGCCCGACCCGGTGCTGCGGGAGCAGCTGGCGACGGCGGCCCGGTTCCGCGCCGCGCCGCCGTTCCCCCGCGGTCACCGGCGTGCCGGCTCGTCCTCCTCGTCGGACGACTCCGCCTTCCTGCCGGTCATGTGGTGCGCGGCGGCGGCCGGCGGCGACAGCGGCGGAGGGGGCGGCTGCGGCAGCGGTGGCTCCTGTTCGGGCGGCTCCGGCGACTCGGGCGGCTCGTCCTGCTCGGGCGGGGGAGGTTCGTGCTCCTCCGGAGGCGGCAGCTCCTGTTCCTCCTCGTCGTCCAGCTCGTGCTCCTCCGGCTCCAGCTCCTGCTCGTCGAGCAGCAGCTCCTGCGGCAGCAGTTCCTGA
- a CDS encoding DUF692 domain-containing protein, producing MKELGIGIGWRPEIADAVEALDGVEWVEVVAENLCGDHLPGSLERLRARGVTVVPHGVSLGLGGAGRPDAGRLAGLARKAELLGAPLVTEHIAFVRAGGPLTATPLLEAGHLLPVPRTRDALDVLCENVRIAQDALPVPLALENIAALVSWPGEELTEGQFLAELVERTGVRLLIDVANLHTNRVNRGEDPARALSELPVEAIAYVHVAGGLERDGVWHDTHAHPVSQPVLDVLADLASRVSPPGVLLERDDRFPAPAELAAELAAIRTTVATARPRPLLIGAGARVSGGAMPVRVPVPAPRGAEPMASAEPRPATASAATASAAAAGARQRVGLAQAALLSALVAGTPAPEGFDVRRLGVQSRALAAKRADVVAKVAPELPEILGEEYRSAFLSYARNRPMTDGYRHDALDFVEGLLVAGRPEDPAARRALTGWWRERAGIRPPGPAARLAHRVRTALGKG from the coding sequence ATGAAGGAACTCGGTATCGGCATCGGCTGGCGGCCCGAGATCGCGGACGCGGTCGAGGCGCTGGACGGGGTCGAGTGGGTGGAGGTCGTCGCGGAGAACCTGTGCGGCGACCATCTGCCCGGCTCCCTGGAGCGGCTGCGGGCGCGCGGGGTGACCGTCGTGCCGCACGGGGTCTCGCTGGGTCTCGGCGGAGCCGGGCGGCCGGACGCGGGGCGGCTGGCGGGGCTGGCGCGGAAGGCCGAGCTGCTGGGCGCGCCGCTGGTGACGGAGCACATCGCGTTCGTACGGGCCGGGGGGCCGCTGACCGCGACGCCGCTCCTGGAGGCGGGGCACCTGCTGCCCGTGCCCCGGACCCGGGACGCGCTGGACGTGCTGTGCGAGAACGTCCGGATCGCGCAGGACGCCCTGCCGGTGCCGCTGGCCCTGGAGAACATCGCGGCCCTGGTCTCCTGGCCGGGCGAGGAGCTGACGGAGGGGCAGTTCCTCGCGGAACTGGTGGAGCGTACGGGGGTACGGCTCCTCATCGACGTCGCCAACCTGCACACCAACCGCGTCAACCGCGGCGAGGACCCGGCGCGGGCGCTGTCGGAGCTGCCGGTCGAGGCCATCGCGTACGTGCACGTGGCGGGCGGTCTGGAGCGCGACGGGGTCTGGCACGACACCCACGCGCACCCGGTGTCCCAGCCCGTGCTCGACGTCCTCGCCGACCTCGCCTCGCGGGTCTCCCCGCCGGGCGTGCTGCTCGAACGGGACGACCGCTTCCCGGCCCCGGCGGAGCTGGCCGCCGAACTCGCCGCCATCCGTACGACGGTGGCCACGGCCCGCCCGCGCCCCCTGCTCATCGGAGCCGGAGCCCGGGTCTCGGGCGGGGCGATGCCGGTACGTGTGCCGGTGCCCGCGCCGCGGGGTGCGGAGCCGATGGCGAGCGCGGAGCCGCGCCCCGCCACCGCGTCCGCGGCCACCGCGTCCGCGGCCGCCGCGGGCGCCCGCCAGCGGGTCGGGCTCGCGCAGGCGGCGTTGCTGTCGGCGCTGGTGGCCGGGACGCCCGCGCCGGAGGGCTTCGACGTGCGGCGACTCGGGGTGCAGAGCCGGGCGCTCGCCGCGAAGCGGGCGGACGTCGTGGCCAAGGTCGCGCCCGAGCTGCCGGAGATCCTCGGTGAGGAGTACCGTTCCGCGTTCCTCTCGTACGCCAGGAACCGGCCCATGACCGACGGCTACCGGCACGACGCCCTCGACTTCGTCGAGGGGCTGCTCGTCGCGGGCCGCCCGGAGGACCCGGCGGCCCGCCGCGCCCTCACCGGCTGGTGGCGGGAGCGGGCGGGCATCCGCCCGCCGGGTCCCGCCGCGCGCCTCGCACACCGCGTCCGTACCGCTCTCGGAAAGGGGTGA
- a CDS encoding FG-GAP-like repeat-containing protein — protein sequence MRTLGMLRAFVASLAFICAATVLTAPQARAADVVSASTAPPIKTFTYNICGSGGTEGCLVTAAENKARVDTIVAETGSAWNADYVFLVEICSYQYNQLNTALTPRGYTGRYVETVPQAELKGADGKQLCVDTGPKGTTPSYGMAQFVRGHYVDGTDLVLDTKEAIQRDVGPVAVDPYSPEDITAPCIKAWVQNRLTWSCSVHLWWGTASAPTAPTPPTPPATAAQTAAYNTAVALYKDRTARYQVMTREADLLSARAKAWEDAGIPVILSGDFNSAPWGDVLNRFYEAPTGDGAYGGFIEADETDVSDTTGYGNCKTPGIVRCRLGAYTMFDKAHQNRVQKLDYTFFSSRFFRGAVGDVPAEPKVPGTGQWISDHLPLRAAAYWTDCGAYGATPGAVYRRDAAGGLYRYEGRASGDSAALAKPCKVGYGWRDMKHVARQGTTLAAVDAAGVLWHYPVSAVDGSVSGSTRRQVGTGFQNDTLLVAPGDFDGDGIPDLITRTDGLLWLHKGTGADGYAPRTQIPDTSGDWAMYQNVVAGDFAHSAGTAANTPDLVSVDEVGYLWLQEGKGDGTLTERREIASGWGIYDIVAAPGDLDGDGKPDLVARDTARDTLGDLFFFKGDGAGGFAPGVQVGTNFPTGELLF from the coding sequence ATGCGAACACTGGGGATGCTCAGAGCCTTCGTGGCCTCATTGGCCTTCATATGCGCGGCGACGGTCCTGACCGCGCCTCAGGCGCGGGCGGCGGACGTGGTGTCGGCGTCCACCGCACCACCGATCAAGACGTTCACGTACAACATCTGCGGCAGCGGCGGAACCGAGGGGTGCCTGGTCACCGCCGCGGAGAACAAGGCCCGCGTCGACACGATCGTGGCGGAGACGGGCAGTGCCTGGAACGCCGACTACGTCTTCCTCGTCGAGATCTGCAGCTATCAGTACAACCAGCTGAACACCGCTCTCACGCCGCGCGGGTACACGGGCCGGTACGTCGAGACCGTCCCCCAGGCCGAGCTCAAGGGCGCCGACGGCAAGCAGCTCTGCGTCGACACGGGCCCCAAGGGCACCACGCCCAGCTACGGCATGGCCCAGTTCGTCAGGGGCCATTACGTCGACGGGACCGACCTGGTCCTGGACACGAAGGAGGCGATCCAGCGCGACGTCGGCCCGGTGGCGGTCGATCCCTACAGCCCCGAGGACATCACGGCTCCCTGCATCAAGGCCTGGGTGCAGAACCGGCTGACGTGGTCCTGCTCCGTGCACCTGTGGTGGGGCACGGCGAGCGCCCCCACGGCTCCCACCCCTCCCACCCCTCCCGCCACCGCCGCGCAGACCGCGGCGTACAACACGGCCGTCGCCCTGTACAAGGACCGGACGGCGCGGTACCAGGTGATGACCCGGGAGGCCGACCTCCTGAGCGCCCGGGCCAAGGCGTGGGAGGACGCCGGCATCCCCGTGATCCTCAGCGGTGACTTCAACTCCGCGCCGTGGGGGGACGTGCTGAACCGGTTCTACGAGGCCCCCACCGGCGACGGTGCGTACGGCGGGTTCATCGAGGCCGACGAGACCGACGTCTCCGACACCACCGGGTACGGCAACTGCAAGACGCCCGGGATCGTGCGATGCCGCCTGGGCGCCTACACCATGTTCGACAAGGCCCACCAGAACCGCGTGCAGAAGCTGGACTACACCTTCTTCAGCTCGCGGTTCTTCCGCGGCGCGGTCGGCGACGTGCCCGCGGAGCCGAAGGTCCCGGGGACCGGGCAGTGGATCTCCGACCACCTGCCGCTGCGGGCCGCCGCCTACTGGACGGACTGCGGGGCGTACGGTGCCACTCCGGGTGCCGTGTACCGCCGGGACGCGGCCGGCGGGCTGTACCGCTACGAGGGCCGCGCCAGCGGTGACAGCGCCGCTCTGGCCAAGCCCTGCAAGGTCGGCTACGGCTGGCGGGACATGAAGCACGTCGCCCGTCAGGGCACGACCCTCGCCGCCGTCGACGCGGCCGGCGTCCTGTGGCACTACCCCGTCAGCGCGGTGGACGGCTCGGTCTCCGGCAGCACCCGCCGGCAGGTCGGCACCGGCTTCCAGAACGACACCCTGCTCGTCGCTCCCGGCGACTTCGACGGTGACGGCATCCCCGACCTCATCACCCGCACCGACGGCCTGCTCTGGCTCCACAAGGGGACGGGCGCGGACGGCTACGCGCCGCGGACGCAGATCCCCGACACCAGTGGCGACTGGGCGATGTACCAGAACGTGGTGGCGGGCGACTTCGCCCACTCGGCGGGCACGGCCGCGAACACCCCCGACCTCGTCTCCGTCGACGAGGTCGGCTACCTCTGGCTGCAGGAGGGGAAGGGCGACGGGACCCTCACGGAACGCCGGGAGATCGCTTCCGGTTGGGGGATCTACGACATCGTCGCCGCCCCGGGCGACCTGGACGGCGACGGCAAGCCGGACCTGGTCGCCCGCGACACCGCCCGCGACACCCTCGGGGACCTCTTCTTCTTCAAGGGCGACGGAGCCGGCGGTTTCGCCCCGGGCGTGCAGGTCGGTACCAACTTCCCCACCGGGGAGCTGCTGTTCTGA
- a CDS encoding peptidyl-tRNA hydrolase, producing MSSNDTEPAASADPRDEKPQYVLPLVVRIERDAPPARTDALETSARAVLEILADDRSHADGEWAQAMTDWQDARIRKVVRRARGAEWRRAVALPGITVTGGDGAEVRVFPPVPLDGWPKELAKLQVSGTDLDDPAEPGPAPEGSAVLWLNPELDMSAGKTMAQTGHGAQLLWWALSDADRKTWREAGFPLAVRTAPPEHWSRLTSGDLPVVRDAGFTEIAPGSCTVVSEYAALGLRAG from the coding sequence GTGAGCAGCAACGACACCGAGCCCGCCGCGTCCGCCGACCCCCGCGACGAGAAGCCGCAGTACGTCCTCCCCCTGGTCGTCCGCATCGAGCGCGACGCTCCCCCGGCGCGTACCGACGCGCTGGAGACCTCCGCCCGCGCGGTCCTGGAGATCCTGGCCGACGACCGGTCGCACGCAGACGGCGAGTGGGCGCAGGCCATGACGGACTGGCAGGACGCCCGGATCCGCAAGGTGGTGCGCCGGGCGCGCGGTGCCGAGTGGCGCCGGGCCGTGGCCCTGCCGGGCATCACGGTGACGGGCGGCGACGGCGCGGAGGTACGCGTCTTCCCGCCGGTCCCGCTGGACGGCTGGCCCAAGGAGCTGGCCAAGCTCCAGGTCTCGGGCACCGACCTGGACGACCCCGCCGAGCCGGGTCCCGCGCCGGAGGGCTCGGCCGTGCTGTGGCTCAACCCCGAACTCGACATGTCCGCCGGCAAGACGATGGCGCAGACCGGCCACGGTGCGCAGCTGCTGTGGTGGGCCCTGTCGGACGCCGACCGCAAGACCTGGCGCGAAGCCGGCTTCCCGCTCGCGGTGCGCACCGCGCCCCCGGAGCACTGGTCCCGCCTCACGTCGGGCGACCTGCCCGTGGTCCGCGACGCCGGCTTCACCGAGATCGCGCCGGGCTCATGCACGGTGGTGTCGGAGTACGCGGCGCTGGGCCTGCGGGCGGGCTAG
- a CDS encoding AIM24 family protein produces the protein MKSDLFASEHLAEAATFPGMTLQNAKSVKYTVQGEMQALQGSMIAFRGNLQFEHKSQGLGGLLKRALTGEGLPLMTVRGQGEAWFAHEAQNCFIVEVEPGDALTVNGRNVLCFDSSLAYEIKTVKGAGITGGGLFNSVFTGHGKIALICEGNPVVIPVTPDAPVHVDTDAVVGWSEQLRTSLHRSQSLGSMVRGGSGEAVQLKLEGQGFVIVRPSELTPQKKSAN, from the coding sequence ATGAAGAGTGATCTTTTCGCCAGTGAGCACCTCGCCGAGGCGGCGACGTTTCCGGGGATGACCCTCCAGAACGCCAAGTCGGTCAAGTACACCGTCCAGGGGGAGATGCAGGCCCTCCAGGGCTCGATGATCGCCTTCCGGGGGAACCTCCAGTTCGAGCACAAGAGCCAGGGCCTCGGCGGCCTGCTCAAGCGCGCCCTCACCGGGGAGGGCCTGCCGCTGATGACCGTCCGCGGCCAGGGCGAGGCGTGGTTCGCCCACGAGGCGCAGAACTGCTTCATCGTCGAGGTCGAGCCGGGCGACGCCCTGACCGTCAACGGCCGCAACGTGCTGTGCTTCGACTCGTCGCTCGCGTACGAGATCAAGACCGTGAAGGGCGCGGGCATCACCGGCGGCGGCCTCTTCAACAGCGTCTTCACCGGTCACGGCAAGATCGCCCTGATCTGCGAGGGCAACCCGGTCGTCATCCCGGTCACCCCCGACGCCCCGGTCCACGTCGACACCGACGCCGTCGTCGGCTGGAGCGAGCAGCTGCGCACCTCGCTGCACCGCTCGCAGTCCCTCGGCTCCATGGTGCGCGGCGGTTCCGGCGAGGCGGTCCAGCTGAAGCTGGAGGGCCAGGGCTTCGTCATCGTCCGCCCGAGCGAGCTCACCCCGCAGAAGAAGTCGGCCAACTGA
- a CDS encoding ABC transporter ATP-binding protein, giving the protein MRLEGVGRRYGPRGPWVLREVGLDLPAGTLARVTGGNGTGKSTLLRLLAGVDAPSAGRIAARPPRTAYVPERFPAALPLTATGYLVHLGRVQGLTGRDAAVRAGQWLARFDAAPYADTPLAELSKGTSQKVAVAQALLADPDLLVLDEAWTGLDTTARTELDRAVRARVAAGGRVVFVDHDPRRLAGEADAEYRVADGRVHGPGPRAGRTEPDAAPRARVRVGATGGTPLPPGLPGSPAYAHAGSDAARLTVTVDAAHSDTLLRALLDAGWHIDDLTTEGVRL; this is encoded by the coding sequence ATGAGGCTGGAAGGCGTCGGCCGCCGCTACGGCCCGCGCGGACCCTGGGTGCTGCGCGAGGTGGGACTCGACCTGCCCGCCGGCACCCTCGCCCGCGTCACCGGCGGCAACGGCACCGGCAAGTCGACCCTCCTGCGCCTCCTCGCGGGCGTCGACGCGCCCAGCGCCGGCCGGATCGCCGCCCGTCCGCCGCGCACCGCGTACGTGCCCGAACGCTTCCCCGCCGCCCTCCCGCTCACCGCGACCGGCTACCTGGTCCACCTCGGCCGCGTCCAGGGCCTCACCGGCCGGGACGCCGCCGTGCGCGCGGGGCAGTGGCTGGCCCGCTTCGACGCGGCGCCCTACGCCGACACCCCGCTCGCCGAACTCTCCAAGGGCACCAGCCAGAAGGTGGCCGTCGCCCAGGCCCTGCTCGCCGACCCGGACCTGCTCGTCCTCGACGAGGCCTGGACGGGCCTCGACACCACCGCCCGCACGGAACTCGACCGCGCGGTGCGCGCCCGCGTCGCGGCGGGCGGCCGGGTCGTCTTCGTCGACCACGACCCGCGCCGACTGGCGGGGGAGGCGGACGCGGAGTACCGGGTGGCGGACGGCAGGGTCCACGGACCGGGGCCCCGCGCTGGACGTACGGAACCGGACGCCGCTCCCCGGGCCCGCGTGCGCGTCGGCGCCACCGGCGGCACGCCGCTCCCGCCCGGCCTCCCCGGCTCACCGGCGTACGCCCACGCCGGATCCGACGCGGCCCGGCTCACCGTCACCGTCGACGCCGCCCACTCCGACACCCTCCTGCGGGCGCTCCTGGACGCGGGCTGGCACATCGACGACCTGACCACCGAAGGCGTACGCCTGTGA
- a CDS encoding ABC transporter, protein MTALLRYQAALLLRSQRWLAPFLLYAVFVGVGVNAGEPVLGALGYTVAGLVPIGAWAVRICLGQEPPAARAVTAAAAGRTRAHLAAILTGTAATLFVGAVAVVTVTALSGHRGVSPLAAGAEGLLAATVCVLTGTAVGALTTRPLVASRGWSLTTLLLGSLLALVTTGSPAKAAVSPLVTAAHTATVSCPWPALAGALVLGAAAVGVACRATAWWE, encoded by the coding sequence GTGACCGCGCTGCTCCGCTACCAGGCCGCCCTGCTCCTGCGCTCCCAGCGCTGGCTGGCGCCCTTCCTCCTGTACGCGGTCTTCGTCGGAGTCGGCGTCAACGCGGGGGAACCCGTGCTCGGCGCCCTCGGCTACACGGTGGCGGGCCTGGTCCCGATCGGCGCCTGGGCGGTCCGCATCTGCCTCGGCCAGGAACCCCCGGCCGCCCGCGCCGTGACCGCCGCGGCCGCCGGTCGTACCCGCGCCCACCTGGCGGCGATCCTGACCGGCACCGCCGCCACCCTGTTCGTCGGCGCCGTCGCGGTCGTGACCGTCACCGCCCTGAGCGGGCACCGCGGGGTCTCCCCGCTCGCGGCCGGGGCGGAGGGCCTCCTCGCGGCGACCGTCTGCGTCCTGACCGGCACCGCCGTGGGCGCCCTGACGACCCGCCCCCTGGTCGCCTCCCGCGGCTGGTCCCTGACGACGCTCCTCCTCGGCTCCCTCCTCGCCCTCGTCACGACGGGCTCCCCGGCCAAGGCGGCCGTCTCGCCGCTCGTCACCGCCGCGCACACCGCCACCGTCAGCTGTCCGTGGCCGGCCCTGGCGGGCGCGCTGGTCCTGGGCGCGGCGGCGGTGGGGGTGGCGTGCCGGGCGACGGCGTGGTGGGAGTAG
- a CDS encoding polysaccharide deacetylase family protein: protein MTISVRKLSALALLGAVLVGCDGGAAAPPAAAPAAAPAKSTAPSPHAPGSATPARPGHPAAPAPKVPPTLAPGPNGLTRVYTHRTGRAASAEKVVALTFDADMTADQGPRAARGEHFDNPQLIATLRRLEVDATVFMTGRWAEEYPDQARSLGNDPRFEIANHSYSHYAFATPCYGLPTVAAPDMAADVQRAFDAFRDAGATHVVPYFRFPGGCYDDDALRALTPLGVTAVQWDVVSGDAFAKDPDAVADQVLEGVKPGSLVVMHCTRSAAPVTEQAIRRIVPELRAKGYRFVKVSELMSR, encoded by the coding sequence GTGACCATTTCTGTACGAAAGCTGTCGGCGCTTGCCCTTCTGGGCGCCGTTCTCGTCGGCTGCGACGGGGGCGCGGCCGCACCGCCCGCAGCAGCGCCCGCCGCCGCACCCGCGAAGAGCACCGCACCGAGCCCGCACGCACCGGGGTCCGCCACACCGGCCCGGCCCGGCCACCCGGCGGCCCCGGCCCCGAAGGTGCCGCCGACCCTGGCGCCGGGCCCGAACGGCCTGACCCGCGTGTACACGCACCGCACGGGCCGGGCGGCGTCGGCGGAGAAGGTCGTCGCCCTCACCTTCGACGCCGACATGACGGCCGACCAGGGCCCGCGCGCCGCACGGGGCGAACACTTCGACAACCCGCAGCTCATCGCGACCCTGCGCCGCCTCGAGGTCGACGCGACGGTCTTCATGACGGGCCGCTGGGCCGAGGAGTACCCGGACCAGGCCCGCTCCCTCGGCAACGACCCCCGCTTCGAGATCGCCAACCACTCCTACAGCCACTACGCCTTCGCGACCCCCTGCTACGGCCTCCCGACCGTGGCCGCGCCCGACATGGCCGCCGACGTCCAACGCGCCTTCGACGCCTTCCGCGACGCCGGGGCGACCCACGTGGTCCCGTACTTCCGCTTCCCCGGCGGCTGCTACGACGACGACGCCCTGCGCGCACTCACCCCCCTCGGCGTCACCGCCGTCCAGTGGGACGTGGTCAGCGGCGACGCCTTCGCGAAGGACCCGGACGCGGTCGCGGACCAGGTCCTGGAGGGCGTGAAGCCCGGCTCCCTCGTCGTCATGCACTGCACCCGCAGCGCCGCCCCGGTCACCGAACAGGCGATCCGCCGCATCGTCCCGGAGCTCCGTGCGAAGGGCTACCGCTTCGTGAAGGTCTCGGAACTGATGAGCCGCTGA